The Deltaproteobacteria bacterium genome window below encodes:
- a CDS encoding sodium:solute symporter family protein, with the protein MSALLLPVLLYFGVVLVVGAVAARATSANAEDFFLGSRSARTLVLFMALFGTNVTPFVLLGIPGLAYHEGVGVFGYNAAIVALGIPLSFWLIARPAWHEARRQGAISPAELYARKLGSPALGVVLFGAFTIYTLPYMVTSVIGVALATEVFSGGAIDGRLAALALLVVTAIYTAVGGMRATMWTNVVQGVVFMGFVLAAFVAIAAGLGGPAAATAAVLERAPSLLVLGDRPRFAAGAWGSWALAISLTVIAFPHMLVRVFAARDPAALRNTVRLYPAALVLLWLPVVLIGVWGAVAVPGLEGRASDRVLPMMVVQHLPPWMHGVGLAAILAAVMSTLDAQFLTLSSMFGRDVLRRIRRDLHERTEVRAGQVFSLLLAAITWALVVWSPASIFGLATFSFSGYVMLVPTLWAALVWRRFTATAAMASIVAGNAVLLLTMRAGTPLGLLPVAWGLAAASVVALVLPWAWPRRQQPSSALVR; encoded by the coding sequence ATGAGCGCGTTGTTGCTGCCGGTGTTGCTCTACTTCGGGGTCGTGCTCGTGGTCGGGGCAGTCGCGGCGCGGGCGACCTCGGCCAACGCGGAGGACTTCTTCCTCGGCAGCCGCAGCGCTCGCACGCTGGTGCTGTTCATGGCGCTGTTCGGCACCAACGTGACGCCGTTCGTGCTGCTCGGCATCCCCGGCCTCGCGTACCACGAGGGCGTGGGCGTGTTCGGCTACAACGCCGCGATCGTGGCGCTCGGCATCCCGCTGTCGTTCTGGCTGATCGCGCGCCCGGCGTGGCACGAGGCCCGCCGCCAGGGCGCGATCTCGCCGGCGGAGCTGTACGCTCGCAAGCTCGGCAGCCCGGCGCTCGGAGTGGTGCTGTTCGGCGCGTTCACGATCTACACGCTGCCGTACATGGTCACGTCCGTGATCGGCGTCGCGCTGGCGACCGAGGTCTTCAGCGGTGGTGCGATCGACGGTCGCCTGGCCGCGCTCGCCCTGCTGGTGGTGACGGCGATCTACACCGCGGTCGGGGGCATGCGCGCGACGATGTGGACCAACGTCGTGCAGGGCGTGGTGTTCATGGGCTTCGTGCTGGCGGCGTTCGTGGCGATCGCCGCGGGCCTGGGCGGACCGGCGGCGGCGACCGCCGCGGTGCTCGAGCGCGCGCCCTCGCTGCTGGTGCTGGGGGACCGCCCGCGCTTCGCCGCCGGTGCTTGGGGTTCGTGGGCGCTGGCCATCTCGCTGACGGTGATCGCCTTCCCCCACATGCTGGTGCGGGTGTTCGCCGCGCGTGACCCCGCTGCCCTGCGCAACACCGTGCGTCTCTACCCGGCGGCGCTGGTGCTGCTGTGGCTGCCGGTGGTGCTGATCGGTGTGTGGGGCGCGGTCGCGGTGCCGGGGCTCGAGGGGCGCGCGTCGGATCGCGTGCTGCCGATGATGGTCGTGCAGCACCTGCCGCCTTGGATGCACGGCGTCGGGCTGGCGGCGATCCTCGCGGCGGTGATGTCGACCCTCGATGCGCAGTTCCTGACGCTGTCGTCGATGTTCGGTCGCGACGTGCTGCGCCGGATCCGTCGTGACCTCCACGAGCGCACCGAGGTCCGTGCGGGGCAGGTGTTCTCGCTGCTGCTCGCGGCCATCACGTGGGCGCTGGTGGTGTGGTCACCGGCGTCGATCTTCGGGCTCGCGACGTTCTCGTTCTCGGGCTACGTGATGTTGGTGCCGACGCTGTGGGCGGCGCTCGTGTGGCGTCGGTTCACCGCCACCGCGGCGATGGCCTCGATCGTCGCCGGCAACGCGGTGCTGCTGCTGACGATGCGCGCCGGGACGCCGCTGGGATTGCTACCGGTCGCGTGGGGGCTGGCGGCGGCGAGCGTGGTCGCACTCGTGCTGCCGTGGGCGTGGCCTCGCCGTCAGCAGCCCTCGTCGGCGCTCGTGCGCTGA
- a CDS encoding SPOR domain-containing protein: MSSTFATLAPTDANACWDGIAVSSDRVALGIDTPASWTPEGARHWAKWLGRLDALVPAGKQLVVMQGAIEICDDGHENCREAAMGWDDGSAFTLFQIAVALFEPDPQQVAQARRAGHVALTVQVAATFDLAAAQALAVRINDTDLELAGFYDVGGFPSTNDVAHVVERVTDDGVRYEVVVGAFLDRAQAREALAVLDEALTLDGFVRPLDQRTSADEGC; this comes from the coding sequence GTGTCCAGCACCTTCGCCACGCTCGCGCCGACCGACGCGAACGCCTGCTGGGACGGCATCGCCGTGAGCAGCGATCGCGTCGCACTCGGCATCGACACCCCCGCGAGCTGGACGCCCGAGGGCGCGCGTCACTGGGCCAAGTGGCTCGGTCGCCTCGACGCGCTGGTGCCGGCCGGCAAGCAGCTGGTCGTAATGCAGGGCGCGATCGAGATCTGCGACGACGGCCACGAGAACTGTCGCGAGGCCGCGATGGGCTGGGACGACGGCTCGGCGTTCACGCTGTTCCAGATCGCCGTGGCGCTGTTCGAGCCCGATCCTCAGCAGGTCGCGCAGGCCCGCCGCGCCGGCCATGTCGCGCTCACGGTGCAGGTCGCCGCCACCTTCGACCTCGCCGCCGCGCAGGCCCTGGCCGTGCGCATCAACGACACCGATCTCGAGCTGGCCGGCTTCTACGACGTCGGCGGATTCCCTTCCACCAACGATGTCGCCCACGTGGTCGAGCGCGTGACCGACGACGGCGTGCGCTACGAGGTCGTGGTCGGGGCCTTCCTCGATCGCGCGCAGGCGCGCGAGGCACTCGCGGTGCTCGACGAAGCGCTCACGCTCGACGGCTTCGTGCGGCCGCTCGATCAGCGCACGAGCGCCGACGAGGGCTGCTGA
- a CDS encoding HTTM domain-containing protein, translated as MAERSQPRGRFWRGLDWMWLGPEDGTTLGLLRIGVVAVLLASLLCHAGAFAEYFSSRSPLHGTWARDAFPSRMSIFFAIEQPWAVQLVFAVGIAAHVAWMVGWYTPIAAVLSWALWLSMSGRNPLLYSLPDQLQMVLCTLLMLMPSGRAFSLDARRMGRRQVPVWCRRVWIVQVGTLYTATGLLKSGDTWHRDGTALYYALVNPYNRHFDIGPFYASLQPWLLRPMTHVVLWWEILFAVFVAVHVLRSLLPRRWWFPDLRWPMLGFGVAMHVGIQLALYVVWFSPLMIVSYLAFVSPAELAAVQAWWRRRRPAATAAA; from the coding sequence ATGGCTGAGCGATCGCAGCCGCGCGGGCGCTTCTGGCGGGGGCTCGACTGGATGTGGCTCGGGCCCGAGGACGGCACCACGCTGGGGCTGCTGCGCATCGGCGTGGTCGCGGTGCTGCTGGCGAGCCTGCTGTGCCACGCCGGCGCCTTCGCGGAGTACTTCTCGTCGCGCTCGCCGTTGCATGGCACCTGGGCGCGCGATGCCTTCCCGTCGCGGATGTCGATCTTCTTCGCGATCGAGCAGCCGTGGGCGGTACAGCTGGTGTTCGCGGTGGGCATCGCCGCCCACGTGGCGTGGATGGTCGGTTGGTACACGCCGATCGCTGCAGTGCTGTCGTGGGCGCTGTGGCTGAGCATGAGCGGGCGCAATCCGCTGCTGTACTCGCTGCCCGACCAGCTGCAGATGGTGCTGTGCACGCTCCTGATGCTGATGCCGAGCGGTCGCGCGTTCAGCCTCGACGCCCGCCGCATGGGGCGGCGTCAGGTGCCCGTGTGGTGTCGCCGCGTGTGGATCGTGCAGGTCGGCACGCTGTACACCGCGACCGGCTTGCTCAAGTCGGGCGACACCTGGCACCGCGACGGCACCGCGCTCTACTACGCGCTGGTCAACCCGTACAACCGCCACTTCGACATCGGTCCCTTCTACGCGTCGCTGCAGCCGTGGTTGCTGCGCCCGATGACCCACGTGGTGCTGTGGTGGGAGATCCTGTTCGCGGTGTTCGTGGCGGTGCACGTGCTGCGCTCGCTGCTGCCGCGGCGCTGGTGGTTCCCCGATCTACGCTGGCCGATGCTCGGCTTCGGCGTCGCGATGCACGTCGGCATCCAGCTGGCGCTCTACGTGGTGTGGTTCTCGCCGCTCATGATCGTCTCGTACCTGGCGTTCGTGAGTCCCGCGGAGCTGGCTGCGGTGCAGGCGTGGTGGCGACGTCGACGACCGGCCGCGACGGCGGCGGCGTAG
- a CDS encoding M36 family metallopeptidase — translation MPGVVVGLALAVIPAAGGASERADAVALQVSGTRAVPLRDDVVQGRTEVTTWAHQGLPIRGAFEVVRWSADGRRRVLLSRPAPLRAPRPAVPTFDRAAVRSQLADAGDAPEREPELVYRMVRGEPVLAWEVQLPFRAWPEGSRRTLWLSAADGELVDERENAFASRARVFLENPSVTPDPVEVTLTGIDTDVPGEPLWGPHVRSLNCVTVAPAQVEPWHAEGDCWAVPRMFSDGHGDFFAPLPDPVDPASGIDGDDLYAELSMYVHAEHFLDVLHERGLTQFRCERATMLANFRGLPTSADVPWVPLDNAYFTDQCDPAKGATMIFGQGTEVDFAFDADVIHHELGHGVVAMLTPDGLTQPATRSDGVNNDAAAINESIADYFAIMLRPNPDLAEYVGRFWAAQTTPYIRTAENDKRCPDDTIGESHADGEPLTAALWSTRVRVGEPLDAIVFDALSRVASDATLELFAAALLDAAAAAREDGRVDDDDVALLRRELEVRNLLDCVRVVSDPVALAQGRVMYLRKRSAAVEPFWPGPVQLRVVAEATEVELSMNLRTRNSDAPPTAALLVKRGATPIAFTYDLVARDDPGTPTSGSSKTREVTLVGGDWDRQLPIEALADDRHRVVIEGVRPGEVLHLAFVATEAVDVVAIDLAVVAGAVGAPDGDDGTTGEGEGDGDGDGDGEGGLEVVHADAGTASCACRSRGAAPTGLPWLLVLAAPLRPRRGRR, via the coding sequence GTGCCCGGCGTCGTCGTGGGCCTCGCCCTCGCGGTGATCCCCGCCGCCGGCGGTGCGAGCGAGCGCGCCGACGCGGTCGCATTGCAGGTGTCGGGCACGCGCGCCGTGCCGCTGCGCGACGACGTCGTGCAGGGACGCACCGAGGTCACGACGTGGGCCCATCAGGGGCTGCCGATCCGCGGTGCCTTCGAGGTCGTACGGTGGTCGGCGGACGGTCGGCGACGCGTGCTGCTGTCCCGCCCTGCGCCGCTTCGGGCGCCGCGCCCAGCGGTGCCGACGTTCGATCGCGCGGCCGTGCGATCGCAGCTCGCGGACGCCGGCGACGCGCCCGAGCGCGAGCCCGAGCTGGTCTACCGCATGGTGCGGGGGGAGCCGGTCTTGGCGTGGGAGGTCCAGCTGCCGTTTCGTGCGTGGCCGGAGGGCTCGCGTCGCACGCTGTGGCTGTCGGCCGCCGACGGCGAGCTGGTCGACGAACGCGAGAACGCGTTCGCCTCGCGCGCCCGCGTGTTCCTCGAGAACCCGTCGGTGACGCCCGATCCCGTCGAGGTCACGCTCACCGGCATCGACACCGACGTGCCGGGCGAGCCGCTGTGGGGCCCGCACGTGCGCTCGCTGAACTGCGTGACGGTTGCGCCGGCCCAGGTCGAGCCCTGGCACGCCGAGGGCGACTGCTGGGCGGTGCCGCGCATGTTCTCGGACGGCCACGGCGATTTCTTCGCGCCGCTACCGGACCCTGTCGATCCAGCATCGGGCATCGACGGCGACGATCTCTACGCCGAGCTGTCCATGTACGTGCATGCCGAACACTTCCTCGATGTGCTGCACGAGCGCGGCCTGACCCAGTTCCGCTGTGAGCGCGCGACGATGCTGGCCAACTTCCGCGGCCTGCCCACCAGCGCCGATGTGCCCTGGGTGCCGCTCGACAACGCGTACTTCACCGATCAGTGCGATCCCGCCAAGGGTGCGACGATGATCTTCGGGCAGGGCACCGAGGTCGACTTCGCGTTCGACGCGGACGTCATCCACCACGAGCTCGGCCACGGCGTGGTCGCGATGCTGACCCCCGACGGGTTGACGCAGCCGGCGACCCGCAGCGACGGCGTCAACAACGACGCCGCGGCGATCAACGAATCGATCGCCGACTATTTCGCGATCATGCTGCGGCCCAACCCCGACCTCGCCGAGTACGTCGGGCGCTTCTGGGCCGCGCAGACGACCCCATACATCCGCACCGCCGAGAACGACAAGCGCTGCCCGGACGACACCATCGGCGAGTCGCACGCCGACGGTGAGCCGCTCACCGCGGCGCTGTGGAGCACGCGGGTGCGGGTGGGTGAGCCGCTCGATGCGATCGTCTTCGATGCACTCTCGCGGGTTGCCAGCGACGCCACGCTGGAGCTGTTCGCGGCCGCGCTGCTCGACGCCGCCGCTGCCGCGCGCGAGGACGGCCGCGTCGACGACGACGACGTCGCGTTGCTGCGCCGCGAGCTCGAGGTGCGCAACCTGTTGGACTGCGTGCGGGTGGTATCGGACCCGGTCGCGCTGGCGCAGGGGCGCGTCATGTACCTGCGCAAGCGCAGCGCCGCGGTCGAGCCGTTCTGGCCCGGCCCGGTGCAGCTGCGCGTGGTCGCGGAGGCCACCGAGGTCGAGCTCTCGATGAACCTGCGCACGCGCAACAGCGACGCGCCCCCTACGGCGGCGCTGCTGGTCAAGCGCGGTGCCACGCCGATCGCGTTCACCTACGACCTGGTTGCCCGCGACGACCCCGGCACCCCCACCAGCGGCTCGAGCAAGACCCGCGAGGTCACGCTGGTCGGCGGCGACTGGGATCGGCAGCTGCCGATCGAGGCGCTCGCCGACGATCGACATCGCGTCGTGATCGAGGGGGTGCGGCCCGGTGAGGTGCTGCACCTGGCGTTCGTCGCCACCGAGGCGGTCGACGTGGTTGCGATCGATCTCGCGGTCGTCGCCGGCGCGGTCGGGGCGCCCGACGGCGACGACGGCACCACGGGCGAGGGCGAGGGCGACGGCGACGGCGATGGCGATGGCGAGGGCGGCCTCGAGGTCGTGCACGCCGACGCGGGCACGGCCTCGTGCGCGTGCCGCAGTCGCGGTGCCGCGCCCACGGGCCTGCCGTGGCTCCTCGTGTTGGCGGCGCCGCTGCGGCCGCGCCGAGGCCGACGATGA
- a CDS encoding DUF4202 domain-containing protein: MDLDRAAATLDAWPETVDARWPAVLRAFATHHLDDPREFVRDGVAMTIALDYHARVSAWVRRLDGDAEIAVRLAALAQHVRRFELPRRDYPEGVVGYKRWRAAAMLRHVELAKATLASVGYEPALGDRVGAVMLKKQLHHDPGAALLEDAVCLRFVQDELAAFAADREPEAVAAIVAKTWAKMSPAGHAATLAVLPSLSLSSRLVELVVAATAAG; this comes from the coding sequence GTGGATCTCGATCGCGCCGCCGCGACCCTCGATGCTTGGCCCGAGACCGTCGACGCCCGCTGGCCGGCGGTGCTGCGGGCCTTCGCGACCCATCACCTGGATGATCCTCGCGAGTTCGTGCGCGACGGCGTCGCCATGACGATCGCGCTCGACTACCACGCGAGGGTATCCGCGTGGGTACGACGCCTCGACGGCGACGCGGAGATCGCCGTGCGGCTGGCCGCACTCGCGCAGCACGTGCGCCGCTTCGAGCTGCCCCGGCGCGACTACCCCGAGGGCGTGGTCGGCTACAAGCGCTGGCGCGCGGCGGCGATGCTGCGGCACGTCGAGCTGGCCAAGGCCACGCTGGCGTCGGTCGGCTACGAGCCTGCGCTCGGGGATCGCGTGGGTGCGGTCATGCTCAAGAAGCAGCTGCACCACGACCCCGGGGCCGCGCTACTCGAGGACGCGGTGTGCCTGCGCTTCGTGCAGGACGAGCTGGCCGCGTTCGCGGCCGACCGCGAGCCCGAGGCGGTGGCGGCCATCGTCGCGAAGACGTGGGCGAAGATGTCCCCGGCCGGACACGCGGCGACGCTGGCGGTGCTGCCCTCGCTGTCGCTGTCCTCGCGGCTGGTCGAGCTGGTGGTGGCTGCGACCGCCGCCGGGTAG
- a CDS encoding DUF4139 domain-containing protein, whose amino-acid sequence MASASTPTPAAALQPRIASIVALPLAALVLACAHGRAESRALPLTKLRLYETGVGYFERAGTLGGTHGAGVPVPSGHLDDALESLVVLGADGSVQQVAFDSRQSPAVARARAGLPAEPDAEVRLHDVLVGLRGHDAIVRGAGKRVRGRIVDIIGVPEAGATSPDAPSPVSLQAGATPNHTFVLMMTPRGGFRRIDVATITAVRPLDPALRQRFGAALDAAVALRSNARGMLDVAGRGEVRIGYLAEAPVWRASYRMVVGERNLAALQGWALVHNDTEEDWHDVALELVNGRPDAFLFPMAAPRYDRRELVVPERELSSVPQLLTTTADAMWGDFLDEGEAGTIGYGSGSGTGSGYGASFGGRSAKSPRVTMGSGTSDLVAVGNLAALATGTGQEARTVFAYDAAKHLELQAGRSAMVPLLSSKLEAELVTWVVDFTDGTARHAVRVANTTAQTLPEGTLAVFEGGGFAGEAILPRLKPSERRFLEIGDDPDTELEIDDRDAQEDTKLLVYDNGNLTEHYLRTTSLSLVVHNRSGRARALHVEVPAGSNTEIDGADRIDFDLDRGRPLAVFQVPAQTRTKPRRVTIREGLTRIHGFEAVTVAVLERYADTAALSVATRKFVGEALTRRRAQAEAQTRVTKLEADIETAKADLERLRGHLQALGEGGGDSERNPLVKRVIATEDELAKLRRELETAREELGRRETATRSSLEALATPAAAG is encoded by the coding sequence ATGGCCTCCGCTTCGACTCCGACTCCCGCCGCCGCCCTGCAACCCCGCATCGCCTCGATCGTCGCCCTACCCCTCGCCGCGCTCGTGCTCGCGTGCGCCCACGGACGTGCCGAGTCGCGCGCGCTGCCGCTGACGAAGCTGCGGCTGTACGAGACCGGCGTCGGCTACTTCGAGCGCGCCGGCACGCTCGGCGGCACCCACGGTGCGGGCGTGCCGGTGCCCTCCGGTCACCTCGACGATGCGCTGGAGAGCCTGGTCGTGCTCGGTGCCGACGGCAGCGTGCAACAGGTCGCGTTCGACAGCCGCCAGAGCCCCGCGGTCGCCCGCGCGCGCGCGGGTCTGCCGGCCGAGCCCGACGCCGAGGTGCGACTGCACGACGTGCTGGTTGGCCTTCGCGGCCACGATGCAATCGTGCGCGGCGCCGGCAAGCGGGTGCGGGGCCGCATCGTCGACATCATCGGTGTGCCCGAGGCCGGCGCCACCAGTCCCGACGCACCGTCGCCGGTGTCGCTGCAGGCCGGCGCCACGCCCAACCACACCTTCGTGCTGATGATGACGCCCCGCGGCGGCTTCCGCCGCATCGATGTCGCGACCATCACCGCGGTGCGGCCGCTGGATCCCGCGTTGCGCCAGCGCTTCGGTGCGGCGCTCGACGCCGCGGTCGCGCTGCGTAGCAACGCCCGCGGCATGCTCGACGTCGCCGGCCGCGGCGAGGTCCGCATCGGCTACCTCGCGGAGGCGCCGGTGTGGCGCGCGAGCTATCGCATGGTCGTCGGCGAGCGCAACCTCGCCGCACTGCAGGGCTGGGCGCTCGTCCACAACGACACCGAGGAGGACTGGCACGACGTCGCGCTCGAGCTCGTCAACGGCCGGCCCGACGCGTTCCTCTTCCCCATGGCCGCGCCGCGCTACGACCGTCGCGAGCTGGTGGTGCCGGAGCGCGAGCTGTCGAGCGTGCCGCAGCTGCTCACGACCACCGCCGACGCGATGTGGGGCGACTTCCTCGACGAGGGCGAGGCCGGCACGATCGGCTATGGCTCTGGATCCGGCACCGGCTCGGGCTACGGCGCCAGCTTCGGTGGCCGCAGCGCCAAGAGCCCGCGCGTGACCATGGGCAGCGGCACCAGCGATCTGGTCGCGGTCGGCAACCTCGCGGCGCTGGCCACGGGCACCGGCCAGGAGGCCCGCACGGTGTTCGCCTACGACGCCGCCAAGCACCTCGAGCTGCAGGCCGGTCGTTCCGCGATGGTGCCGCTGCTGAGCTCGAAGCTCGAGGCCGAGCTGGTCACGTGGGTGGTCGATTTCACCGACGGCACCGCACGCCATGCGGTGCGCGTCGCCAACACCACCGCGCAGACCCTGCCCGAGGGCACGCTGGCGGTCTTCGAGGGTGGCGGCTTCGCCGGTGAGGCGATCCTGCCGCGGCTCAAGCCCAGCGAGCGCCGCTTCCTCGAGATCGGCGACGACCCCGACACCGAGCTGGAGATCGACGATCGCGACGCGCAGGAAGACACCAAGCTGCTGGTCTACGACAACGGCAACCTGACCGAGCACTACCTGCGCACCACCAGCCTGTCGCTGGTGGTGCACAACCGCAGCGGCCGCGCGCGCGCGCTCCACGTCGAGGTGCCGGCGGGCAGCAACACCGAGATCGACGGCGCCGATCGCATCGACTTCGACCTCGATCGCGGCCGCCCGCTGGCGGTGTTCCAGGTGCCTGCGCAGACCCGCACCAAGCCGCGCCGCGTGACGATCCGCGAGGGGCTCACGCGCATCCACGGCTTCGAGGCGGTCACCGTGGCGGTACTCGAGCGCTACGCCGACACCGCCGCGCTGTCGGTCGCGACCCGCAAGTTCGTCGGCGAAGCGCTGACCCGTCGTCGCGCCCAGGCCGAGGCGCAGACCCGGGTCACCAAGCTCGAGGCCGACATCGAGACCGCCAAGGCGGACCTCGAGCGGCTGCGTGGCCACCTGCAGGCGCTCGGCGAGGGCGGTGGCGACAGCGAGCGCAACCCCCTGGTCAAGCGCGTGATCGCGACCGAGGACGAGCTCGCGAAGCTGCGCCGCGAGCTCGAGACCGCCCGCGAAGAGCTCGGCCGCCGCGAGACCGCGACCCGGAGCAGCCTCGAAGCGCTCGCGACCCCGGCCGCGGCCGGCTGA
- a CDS encoding PDZ domain-containing protein: MALTLAGCMEDPFDYGAPRSCESADQVAWVHAIMQDAYLFAADVPAVEPADYETPADLVAAMRVPPDRWSRVSDKARTNALFKDGMIIGLGFHTRRDAAGRLVVSWVTPDSNADRAGMRRGDVMDEIGGLTIAQIDGDDRWGEIYGANEPGVEVPVRYVRESDGSVQDAVIVKDWLEIETVPVDDVFEQDGHTVGYLLFATFVDTAAARLDDTFEAFRDAGVHDVIVDLRYNGGGRVKIARQLVDLLVGNVADGEISYSVEYGPGLADQDERHPVSRRRGSVVDPGRIVFITSGSTLSASELVINAVRPHVDVRVVGGSTGGKPVGSHQWEFCDKILQPITFKLSNADGYGDYFDGLAADCIAGDDLMMQLGDPREAGLAAALHVATTGACLPPPPERALMPDDDGVHAEPPPVHAEIEGLRGFF; the protein is encoded by the coding sequence GTGGCACTCACGCTGGCGGGTTGCATGGAGGACCCGTTCGACTATGGCGCGCCGCGCAGCTGCGAGAGCGCCGATCAGGTCGCGTGGGTGCACGCGATCATGCAGGACGCCTATCTGTTCGCCGCCGATGTGCCCGCGGTCGAGCCCGCCGACTACGAGACCCCGGCGGACCTGGTGGCCGCGATGCGGGTGCCGCCGGATCGGTGGAGCCGGGTCTCCGACAAGGCCCGCACCAACGCACTCTTCAAGGACGGCATGATCATCGGCCTGGGCTTCCACACCCGCCGCGACGCCGCGGGGCGCCTGGTGGTCTCGTGGGTCACGCCCGACTCGAACGCCGATCGCGCCGGCATGCGCCGCGGCGACGTCATGGACGAGATCGGCGGCCTCACCATCGCGCAGATCGACGGTGACGATCGGTGGGGTGAGATCTACGGTGCCAACGAGCCCGGCGTCGAGGTGCCGGTCCGCTACGTCCGCGAGTCCGACGGCAGCGTGCAGGACGCGGTGATCGTGAAGGACTGGCTCGAGATCGAGACCGTGCCGGTCGACGACGTCTTCGAGCAGGACGGCCACACCGTCGGCTACCTGCTGTTCGCCACCTTCGTCGACACCGCCGCGGCGCGCCTCGACGACACCTTCGAGGCCTTCCGCGACGCGGGCGTGCACGACGTGATCGTCGACCTGCGCTACAACGGCGGCGGCCGCGTGAAGATCGCGCGACAGCTCGTCGACCTGCTGGTGGGCAACGTCGCCGACGGCGAGATCAGCTACAGCGTCGAGTATGGCCCCGGCTTGGCCGATCAGGACGAGCGCCACCCGGTGTCGCGCCGGCGTGGCTCGGTGGTCGACCCGGGACGCATCGTGTTCATCACCTCGGGCAGCACGCTGTCGGCGAGCGAGCTGGTGATCAATGCCGTGCGGCCCCATGTCGACGTGCGCGTGGTCGGGGGCTCCACCGGCGGCAAGCCGGTGGGCTCGCACCAGTGGGAGTTCTGCGACAAGATCCTGCAGCCCATCACGTTCAAGCTGTCCAACGCCGATGGCTACGGCGACTACTTCGATGGCCTGGCGGCCGACTGCATCGCCGGCGACGACCTGATGATGCAGCTCGGTGATCCGCGCGAGGCCGGACTCGCGGCCGCGCTGCACGTCGCGACCACCGGCGCATGTCTGCCACCCCCGCCCGAGCGCGCGCTGATGCCCGACGACGACGGCGTGCACGCCGAGCCGCCGCCGGTGCACGCCGAGATCGAGGGCCTGCGCGGGTTCTTCTAG
- a CDS encoding DUF3311 domain-containing protein, giving the protein MAAVAALVVLHLVPARGGPSPLLFGTLPWTLAWSLAWMLAAAVVVWAMTSRTVWPDDEDRDDDDRDDADRERGERGPRA; this is encoded by the coding sequence GTGGCCGCCGTGGCGGCGCTGGTCGTGCTGCACCTCGTGCCCGCCCGCGGGGGCCCGAGCCCGCTGCTGTTCGGCACGCTGCCGTGGACCCTGGCGTGGTCGTTGGCGTGGATGCTGGCCGCGGCGGTGGTGGTGTGGGCGATGACCTCGCGGACGGTCTGGCCCGACGACGAGGATCGCGACGACGACGACCGCGACGACGCCGACCGCGAGCGGGGCGAGCGGGGCCCCCGAGCATGA